A genomic region of Streptomyces sp. NBC_00247 contains the following coding sequences:
- a CDS encoding LysR family transcriptional regulator encodes METRELRYFAAVAEELHFGRAAQRLGIAQPPLSRAIAGLERRLGAALLERSSRGVRLTVAGAVLLREARVALDAVEAAERRTRRAALTATGRPVVVLAAKAGASSELLAKLLDAYAAEPGAVTVDVLLCGPGEQGPVLRDGRADVALLHRPFDDTAGFDTEDLHTEGQVALLPAGHPLGARPHVRLAEVTGLPDLPLPRWPRPDGTFPDGPGPQVRDHTQLTQLIALGRACAIVPESGRTGLREDLTAVPVLDAPDVTTVIAWPPHSRSTAVAGLVRAATAV; translated from the coding sequence ATGGAGACGCGAGAGCTGCGGTACTTCGCCGCGGTCGCCGAGGAGCTGCACTTCGGGCGGGCCGCGCAGCGGCTCGGGATCGCCCAGCCCCCGCTGTCGCGGGCGATCGCCGGGCTCGAACGGCGCCTGGGCGCCGCCCTGCTGGAGCGCTCCAGCCGTGGCGTCCGTCTGACCGTCGCCGGCGCGGTGCTGCTGCGGGAGGCTCGGGTGGCGCTGGACGCCGTCGAGGCCGCCGAACGCCGCACCCGCCGGGCGGCCCTCACCGCGACCGGCCGCCCCGTCGTGGTCCTGGCGGCGAAGGCGGGCGCCTCATCCGAACTGCTGGCGAAACTCCTCGACGCCTACGCCGCCGAGCCCGGCGCCGTCACCGTGGACGTCCTGCTGTGCGGGCCGGGCGAGCAGGGGCCGGTACTGCGTGACGGCCGGGCCGACGTGGCCCTGCTGCACCGGCCGTTCGACGACACGGCCGGCTTCGACACCGAGGACCTGCACACCGAGGGGCAGGTCGCGCTCCTCCCGGCCGGCCACCCTCTCGGCGCCCGCCCCCACGTGCGGCTCGCCGAGGTCACCGGGCTTCCCGACCTGCCCCTGCCCCGCTGGCCCCGCCCGGACGGCACCTTTCCGGACGGCCCCGGCCCCCAGGTCCGCGACCACACGCAACTCACCCAGCTCATCGCCCTCGGCCGCGCCTGCGCGATCGTCCCGGAGTCGGGCCGCACCGGCCTGCGTGAAGATCTCACCGCCGTACCGGTGCTGGACGCTCCCGACGTCACCACGGTCATCGCCTGGCCCCCACACAGCCGTTCGACGGCGGTCGCGGGGTTGGTCCGGGCAGCCACTGCCGTGTGA
- the htpX gene encoding zinc metalloprotease HtpX — protein sequence MARTRSRYAPDRGLTTRMVSTMFFIGLLYVVLVGVLLAVLPGSWAVILIITGGLFVVQFWFSDRIAAYGMGAREVTPEEAPELHGAIDRICALADMKKPRVAIAQSDVPNAFATGRNEKSALVCATTGLLRRLEPEELEGVLAHEMSHVAHRDVAVMTIASFLGVLAGIITRVALWGGFARNSRGNDPAGIIVMLIPLISAVVYALSFLLTRLLSRYRELSADRTAALLTGRPSALASALTKVSGQMARIPTEDLRKAEPYNAFYFVPAFSSKESFSRLISSHPTLEQRLDQLARISADLSRP from the coding sequence ATGGCCAGGACCCGATCCCGTTACGCCCCCGACCGGGGTCTGACCACGCGCATGGTGTCGACCATGTTCTTCATCGGCCTGCTCTACGTGGTCCTGGTCGGAGTGCTGCTGGCCGTGCTGCCCGGCTCGTGGGCGGTGATCCTGATCATCACCGGCGGGCTGTTCGTCGTGCAGTTCTGGTTCAGCGACAGGATCGCCGCGTACGGGATGGGCGCCCGCGAGGTCACCCCCGAGGAGGCGCCCGAGCTGCACGGGGCGATCGACCGGATCTGCGCGCTGGCGGACATGAAGAAACCCCGTGTGGCCATCGCGCAGAGTGACGTGCCGAACGCCTTCGCGACCGGCCGGAACGAGAAGTCGGCCCTGGTCTGCGCCACCACCGGGCTGCTGCGGAGACTGGAACCGGAGGAGCTGGAGGGCGTCCTCGCGCACGAGATGTCGCACGTCGCCCACCGGGACGTGGCCGTGATGACCATCGCGTCGTTCCTGGGCGTGCTGGCGGGGATCATCACCCGGGTGGCCCTGTGGGGCGGCTTCGCCCGCAACAGCCGGGGGAACGACCCGGCGGGCATCATCGTCATGCTGATCCCGCTGATCAGCGCGGTCGTCTACGCGCTCAGCTTCCTGCTCACACGGCTGCTCTCCCGCTACCGCGAACTCTCCGCCGACCGCACCGCCGCCCTGCTCACCGGCCGCCCCTCGGCGCTCGCCTCCGCGCTGACGAAGGTCAGCGGGCAGATGGCGCGCATACCCACCGAGGACTTGCGGAAGGCTGAGCCGTACAACGCCTTCTACTTCGTCCCCGCGTTCTCCTCGAAGGAGAGCTTCAGCCGGCTGATCTCCTCGCACCCGACCCTGGAACAGCGACTCGACCAGCTGGCCCGCATCTCCGCCGACCTGTCCCGCCCGTAG
- a CDS encoding FKBP-type peptidyl-prolyl cis-trans isomerase — protein MEKPEIEPPAGDPPTELRIRDIVVGDGKEAERGQVVRVHYVGVTFATGKEFDSSWERDEPFKFAIGGGRAIKGWDRGIVGMKVGGRRELVVPPRLAYGKQSPSSLIPPNSTLVFVVDLIQAS, from the coding sequence ATGGAGAAGCCCGAGATCGAACCCCCCGCAGGAGACCCGCCCACCGAACTGCGGATCAGGGACATCGTCGTCGGCGACGGCAAGGAGGCGGAGCGCGGCCAGGTGGTCCGGGTCCACTACGTCGGAGTCACCTTCGCGACGGGCAAGGAGTTCGACTCCTCCTGGGAGCGGGACGAGCCCTTCAAGTTCGCCATCGGCGGCGGCCGGGCCATCAAGGGCTGGGACCGGGGCATCGTGGGGATGAAGGTCGGCGGTCGGCGCGAGCTCGTCGTCCCGCCGCGCCTCGCCTACGGCAAGCAGTCGCCCTCCTCCCTGATCCCGCCGAACTCGACGCTCGTCTTCGTGGTGGACCTGATCCAGGCGTCGTGA
- a CDS encoding helix-turn-helix domain-containing protein: MGDLIRIHRTRAGLTQKESADRLLISESLVGAYERAERIPSLEFLHDADRVFDAGGALKACVELVDEEKYSPRFLNWARLERDARVISGYETMLIPGLLQTEAYAYAVYRSRKPAYTEDEIVRHVEARLERQVVLTRDDSPRIGFVIEESVLEKSLGGPAVLKEQLLRLLECIGRMNHLTVQVVPSDQHTHAGLMGPMQLMNTAEGRSLVYVAGQGGDRLISKPEQVSDLFDLFGILRAQALNPWESAELIEKKAAQL; the protein is encoded by the coding sequence GTGGGGGACCTGATCCGCATCCATCGGACGCGCGCGGGGCTCACGCAGAAGGAGTCGGCGGACCGGCTCCTCATCTCCGAATCGCTGGTGGGCGCCTACGAACGGGCCGAACGCATCCCGTCGTTGGAGTTCCTGCACGACGCCGATCGGGTGTTCGACGCGGGCGGGGCGTTGAAGGCGTGCGTCGAGTTGGTGGACGAGGAGAAGTACTCGCCCCGCTTTCTGAACTGGGCACGGTTGGAGCGGGACGCACGGGTGATCAGCGGTTACGAGACCATGCTGATCCCGGGGCTTCTCCAGACGGAGGCGTACGCGTACGCCGTCTACCGGTCCCGTAAACCCGCGTACACCGAGGACGAGATCGTCCGGCACGTGGAAGCGCGACTCGAACGGCAGGTGGTGCTGACCAGGGACGACTCTCCCCGCATCGGCTTCGTCATTGAGGAGTCGGTCCTGGAGAAGTCCCTCGGCGGACCGGCTGTGTTGAAGGAGCAGTTGCTCCGCCTGCTGGAGTGCATCGGACGAATGAATCACCTGACCGTTCAGGTCGTTCCCTCCGACCAGCACACCCACGCAGGGCTGATGGGGCCGATGCAGTTGATGAACACGGCGGAGGGCCGCAGTCTGGTGTACGTGGCGGGTCAGGGCGGGGATAGGTTGATCTCCAAACCCGAGCAGGTCAGCGATCTGTTCGACCTCTTCGGTATCCTGCGGGCCCAGGCGCTCAACCCCTGGGAGTCCGCCGAACTCATCGAGAAGAAGGCGGCGCAGCTGTGA
- the pspAB gene encoding PspA-associated protein PspAB, translating into MGLFDAILGRSKPVRPDLDQLFAVPSAALTLQAATGFTPSGLGSVCFAGVEGANFARLQQDVRELLDADTDRGGVPVEFSQDAYGYTWLLAQQPPEDTAALVNDLHAVNTLLQDGGFGPHLLCSLIGFRDPAGRSLALVYLYKRGTFYPFAPAPGGAEKRDNGLELQVRAALGDDLRVEKELARWFPVWGAPGL; encoded by the coding sequence GTGGGTCTGTTCGACGCGATCCTCGGCCGGAGCAAGCCCGTCCGTCCCGATCTCGACCAGCTCTTCGCCGTACCGTCCGCCGCCCTGACCCTCCAGGCCGCCACCGGCTTCACGCCGTCCGGCCTCGGCTCGGTCTGCTTCGCCGGGGTGGAGGGGGCGAACTTCGCCCGGCTCCAGCAGGACGTCCGGGAACTGCTGGACGCCGACACGGACCGGGGCGGGGTGCCGGTGGAGTTCAGCCAGGACGCCTACGGCTACACCTGGCTGCTCGCCCAGCAGCCGCCGGAGGATACCGCCGCGCTGGTCAACGACCTGCACGCGGTGAACACGCTGCTCCAGGACGGCGGCTTCGGCCCGCACCTGCTCTGCTCGCTGATCGGCTTCCGCGACCCGGCAGGCCGCTCGCTGGCGCTGGTGTACCTCTACAAGCGCGGCACCTTCTACCCGTTCGCCCCGGCTCCCGGTGGCGCGGAGAAGCGGGACAACGGCCTGGAGCTCCAGGTCCGCGCCGCGCTCGGGGACGACCTGCGGGTGGAGAAGGAGCTGGCCCGGTGGTTCCCGGTGTGGGGCGCGCCGGGCCTGTGA
- a CDS encoding SDR family oxidoreductase, which yields MTETNTVNHRRVALVTGANKGIGYEIAAGLGALGWTVGVGARNEERREAAVEKLRAAGADVFGVPLDVTDDASVTAAARLIEGLSGRLDALVNNAGITGGLPQEPTTVDVDRVRAAVETNVIGVIRVTNTMLPLLRRSPAPRIVNVSSSVGSLGLQTTPGTETGPISVAYAPSKTFLNAVTVQYAKELADTNILINAVCPGYTATDLNAFQGVRTPQQGAVAAIRLATVPADGPTGRFFDDTGEVPW from the coding sequence ATGACTGAGACGAACACCGTGAACCACCGCAGGGTCGCGCTGGTGACCGGGGCCAACAAAGGCATCGGGTACGAAATCGCCGCCGGGCTCGGCGCCCTCGGCTGGACGGTCGGGGTCGGCGCGCGGAACGAGGAACGGCGCGAGGCCGCTGTGGAGAAGCTGCGGGCGGCGGGCGCCGACGTGTTCGGCGTACCGCTGGACGTGACCGACGATGCGAGCGTGACAGCGGCGGCCCGCCTGATCGAGGGCCTGAGCGGGCGTCTGGACGCGCTCGTCAACAACGCCGGAATCACCGGAGGTCTCCCTCAGGAGCCCACCACGGTCGACGTGGACCGGGTACGGGCGGCGGTGGAGACCAACGTGATCGGGGTCATCCGCGTCACCAACACCATGCTGCCGCTGCTGCGCCGCTCGCCGGCGCCGCGGATCGTGAACGTCTCCAGCAGTGTCGGCTCTCTCGGCCTCCAGACCACCCCGGGCACTGAGACGGGCCCGATCTCCGTCGCCTACGCGCCGTCGAAGACGTTCCTCAACGCCGTCACCGTGCAGTACGCCAAGGAACTGGCCGACACGAACATCCTGATCAACGCCGTCTGCCCCGGCTACACGGCGACCGACCTCAACGCCTTCCAGGGTGTCCGTACCCCCCAGCAGGGCGCGGTCGCCGCGATCCGGTTGGCCACCGTGCCGGCCGACGGACCGACGGGCCGCTTCTTCGACGACACGGGGGAGGTGCCCTGGTGA
- a CDS encoding transglutaminase domain-containing protein, translating into MVSTLLTPCGRDRRTDAGERGAAGGIGATRILDREHPRVRALVRSIGTATGGGEGPEATVAALRRAHRWISEEVRPVYSVEETRPVSQVLRLGRGSCSQRMAVLEAVARAWGTPTRVRGLVVDGTFWYPRFPRLRRIVPSQVVLAWPEFRIDGLPDGEGRAAAPWLTVSELFADPGDPSGRGGAFTNEGPETLFEALARTVVHWDGPASDSASSPASDTASCDTSCALSCDLSAYLLTDLGRFDSRDELFAVHGQTLCGPARFLAEPVLGRRAAGV; encoded by the coding sequence ATGGTGAGCACACTGCTGACACCGTGCGGGCGGGACCGGCGAACCGACGCGGGAGAGCGCGGGGCGGCCGGAGGGATCGGGGCGACGCGGATTCTCGACCGGGAACATCCGCGCGTCCGGGCCCTCGTGCGGAGCATCGGCACGGCGACCGGGGGAGGGGAGGGCCCCGAAGCGACGGTGGCGGCCCTGCGCCGTGCGCACCGGTGGATCTCCGAGGAGGTGCGCCCCGTCTACTCGGTGGAGGAGACGCGGCCGGTGTCCCAGGTCCTGCGGCTCGGCCGGGGCTCCTGCAGCCAGCGCATGGCCGTTCTGGAAGCGGTCGCGAGAGCGTGGGGCACCCCCACCCGGGTACGCGGCCTGGTCGTGGACGGCACGTTCTGGTACCCGCGCTTTCCCCGGCTGCGCCGGATCGTGCCCAGCCAAGTGGTGCTGGCATGGCCGGAGTTCCGTATCGACGGTCTGCCGGACGGCGAAGGTCGTGCCGCCGCGCCCTGGCTGACCGTGTCCGAACTCTTCGCCGACCCCGGTGACCCGTCCGGACGGGGCGGAGCCTTCACGAACGAGGGCCCGGAGACGCTCTTCGAGGCGCTGGCCCGGACGGTCGTCCACTGGGACGGCCCCGCGTCCGACAGCGCGTCCAGCCCCGCGTCCGACACCGCCTCGTGCGACACCTCGTGCGCGCTCTCGTGCGACCTGTCGGCGTATCTCCTCACGGACCTCGGGCGCTTCGACTCCCGGGACGAGCTCTTCGCCGTGCACGGGCAGACACTGTGCGGCCCGGCGAGGTTCCTGGCCGAACCCGTCCTGGGGCGGCGGGCCGCAGGCGTCTGA
- a CDS encoding DUF397 domain-containing protein → MSTGSGLAWFKSSYSNNEGEACVEVGYDWHKSTYSGNEGDACVEVAACPRAVHVRDSKVTDGPTFAVAPDAWTAFLAGAVSA, encoded by the coding sequence GTGAGTACCGGTTCCGGACTGGCGTGGTTCAAGTCCAGCTACAGCAACAACGAGGGCGAGGCGTGCGTCGAGGTCGGCTACGACTGGCACAAGTCCACCTACAGCGGCAACGAGGGTGACGCGTGCGTGGAGGTGGCCGCCTGTCCCCGGGCCGTCCACGTCCGGGACTCCAAGGTGACCGACGGCCCGACCTTCGCCGTCGCCCCCGACGCCTGGACCGCGTTCCTCGCCGGAGCCGTCAGCGCCTGA